Proteins from a single region of Halichoerus grypus chromosome 13, mHalGry1.hap1.1, whole genome shotgun sequence:
- the TCHP gene encoding trichoplein keratin filament-binding protein isoform X1 has translation MALPTLPSYWCSRRLLDQQMARQRHREQEARLRQQWDQNSRYFRMSDICSSKQAEWSSKTSYQRSMHAYQREKMQEETRKQLEGRRDRLRQLLLEEQDLLARELEASRLSVDLQEGRIRERCGNLKSAREEQRKLIAEQLLYEHWKKNNPKLREIESALHKEHVINSWKMQKEEKKQQEATREEENKRYENEHERARREALERMKAEEERRQLEGKLQAESLLQQMEELKLKEKEATKLKKEQENLLKQRWELERLEEGRKQMAAFRQKAELGRFLRHQYNVQLNRRTQQIQEELEADKRILQELLEREDENQRMQLAKRAQAVADAAWMKQVIEEQLQLEREREAELQLLLREEAKEMWEKREAEWARERSARDRLMSEVLTGRQQQIQEKLEQNRRAQEESLRHREQLIQNLEEARESARREKEESEELKSARKQELEAQVAEHQLRAWEEDQQQEEEEEEARQAERLTDTLLQQEAKTMAKRGYRPKPYGHPRIAWN, from the exons ATGGCACTCCCTACGCTGCCCTCCTACTGGTGCAGCCGGAGGCTCCTGGATCAGCAGATGGCCCGACAGCGACACCGAGAGCAGGAGGCCCGGCTTCGGCAGCAGTGGGACCAGAACAGCCGCTACTTCAGGATGTCTGATATCTGTAGCTCCAAACAGGCGGAATGGAGCTCCAAGACCTCCTACCAGCGGAG CATGCATGCCTATCAGCGGGAGAAGATGCAGGAGGAGACGAGGAAGCAGCTGGAAGGCAGACGGGACAGACTCAGGCAGCTgctgctggaggagcaggacCTCCTGGCCAGAGAGCTGGAGGCGTCGCGGCTAAGCGTGGACTTGCAGGAGGGAAGGATCCGGGAGCGATGCGGCAATCTGAAGTCGGCCCGAGAAGAGCAAAGGAAACTG ATTGCTGAACAACTTTTATATGAacactggaaaaagaacaacCCCAAACTTCGAGAG ATTGAATCAGCCCTTCACAAGGAGCATGTGATAAACTCttggaaaatgcagaaagaagaaaaaaaacag CAAGAAGCcaccagagaggaagagaacaaaCGGTATGAAAATGAGCATGAGCGGGCCCGAAGGGAAGCGCTGGAGCGGATGaaagcagaggaggaaaggaggcagCTGGAGGGCAAGCTCCAGGCTGAGTCGCTGCTGCAGCAGATGGAGGAGCTGAAGCTGAAGGAGAAGGAG GCCACCAAACtgaagaaggagcaggagaatCTGCTGAAGCAGCGGTGGGAGCTGGagaggctggaggaagggaggaagcagaTGGCAGCCTTCCGGcagaaggcagagctggg ACGCTTTTTGAGACATCAGTATAACGTGCAACTCAATAGGCGTACCCAGCAGATCCAAGAGGAACTG GAGGCGGACAAGCGCATCCTGCAGGAGCTCCTCGAGAGAGAGGACGAGAACCAGCGCATGCAATTGGCCAAGAGGGCGCAGGCCGTGGCCGACGCGGCGTGGATGAAGCAGGTCATCGAGGAGCAGCTGCAGCTGGAGAGGGAACGGGAGGCAGAGCTGCAGCTGCTGTTGAG GGAGGAGGCCAAGGAGAtgtgggaaaagagagaggcagagtgggCCCGGGAGAGGAGCGCCCGAGACAGACTGATGAGTGAG GTTCTGACAGGGAGACAACAACAAATACAAGAAAAGCTTGAACAAAACCGACGGGCACAAGAGGAGTCCCTGAGACACAGGGAGCAACTTATTCAGAATCTTGAGGAAGCAAGAGAGTCAGCTCGTCGTGAGAAAGAGGAGAGTGAAGAACTGAAATCAGCCAGGAAACAGGAGCTGGAGGCCCAG GTTGCAGAGCACCAGCTGCGGGCATGGGAAGAGgaccagcagcaggaggaggaagaagaggaggcgAGGCAGGCAGAGCGGCTCACCGACACCCTGCTACAGCAGGAGGCAAAGACGATGGCCAAGCGGGGCTACCGGCCCAAG ccCTACGGACATCCCAGAATTGCTTGGAACTGA
- the TCHP gene encoding trichoplein keratin filament-binding protein isoform X2, with the protein MHAYQREKMQEETRKQLEGRRDRLRQLLLEEQDLLARELEASRLSVDLQEGRIRERCGNLKSAREEQRKLIAEQLLYEHWKKNNPKLREIESALHKEHVINSWKMQKEEKKQQEATREEENKRYENEHERARREALERMKAEEERRQLEGKLQAESLLQQMEELKLKEKEATKLKKEQENLLKQRWELERLEEGRKQMAAFRQKAELGRFLRHQYNVQLNRRTQQIQEELEADKRILQELLEREDENQRMQLAKRAQAVADAAWMKQVIEEQLQLEREREAELQLLLREEAKEMWEKREAEWARERSARDRLMSEVLTGRQQQIQEKLEQNRRAQEESLRHREQLIQNLEEARESARREKEESEELKSARKQELEAQVAEHQLRAWEEDQQQEEEEEEARQAERLTDTLLQQEAKTMAKRGYRPKPYGHPRIAWN; encoded by the exons ATGCATGCCTATCAGCGGGAGAAGATGCAGGAGGAGACGAGGAAGCAGCTGGAAGGCAGACGGGACAGACTCAGGCAGCTgctgctggaggagcaggacCTCCTGGCCAGAGAGCTGGAGGCGTCGCGGCTAAGCGTGGACTTGCAGGAGGGAAGGATCCGGGAGCGATGCGGCAATCTGAAGTCGGCCCGAGAAGAGCAAAGGAAACTG ATTGCTGAACAACTTTTATATGAacactggaaaaagaacaacCCCAAACTTCGAGAG ATTGAATCAGCCCTTCACAAGGAGCATGTGATAAACTCttggaaaatgcagaaagaagaaaaaaaacag CAAGAAGCcaccagagaggaagagaacaaaCGGTATGAAAATGAGCATGAGCGGGCCCGAAGGGAAGCGCTGGAGCGGATGaaagcagaggaggaaaggaggcagCTGGAGGGCAAGCTCCAGGCTGAGTCGCTGCTGCAGCAGATGGAGGAGCTGAAGCTGAAGGAGAAGGAG GCCACCAAACtgaagaaggagcaggagaatCTGCTGAAGCAGCGGTGGGAGCTGGagaggctggaggaagggaggaagcagaTGGCAGCCTTCCGGcagaaggcagagctggg ACGCTTTTTGAGACATCAGTATAACGTGCAACTCAATAGGCGTACCCAGCAGATCCAAGAGGAACTG GAGGCGGACAAGCGCATCCTGCAGGAGCTCCTCGAGAGAGAGGACGAGAACCAGCGCATGCAATTGGCCAAGAGGGCGCAGGCCGTGGCCGACGCGGCGTGGATGAAGCAGGTCATCGAGGAGCAGCTGCAGCTGGAGAGGGAACGGGAGGCAGAGCTGCAGCTGCTGTTGAG GGAGGAGGCCAAGGAGAtgtgggaaaagagagaggcagagtgggCCCGGGAGAGGAGCGCCCGAGACAGACTGATGAGTGAG GTTCTGACAGGGAGACAACAACAAATACAAGAAAAGCTTGAACAAAACCGACGGGCACAAGAGGAGTCCCTGAGACACAGGGAGCAACTTATTCAGAATCTTGAGGAAGCAAGAGAGTCAGCTCGTCGTGAGAAAGAGGAGAGTGAAGAACTGAAATCAGCCAGGAAACAGGAGCTGGAGGCCCAG GTTGCAGAGCACCAGCTGCGGGCATGGGAAGAGgaccagcagcaggaggaggaagaagaggaggcgAGGCAGGCAGAGCGGCTCACCGACACCCTGCTACAGCAGGAGGCAAAGACGATGGCCAAGCGGGGCTACCGGCCCAAG ccCTACGGACATCCCAGAATTGCTTGGAACTGA